ATGCGCATGGCCTCGTCGCCGTCGATCGCGACCGAATCCGCCTGCAGGTCGCCGTCGAGCGCGATCACGACCGTCTTGTATCCCGACGACCCGGTGATCTGGTCGAGCACCCAGGTCGAGTAGGGGTTGTCGAGCTTCGCATCCGCGGGCAGCACGACCACGGCGATCGATCCGTCGGCCGGCACCGTGCTCTCCAGTGCCGCCTGCAGTTTCGCTGCGCCGGCGACCTCGGGCGACACGTAGACGCTGTTCGTCTGGAGGCCCGACAGGGCGTCGTCGACCAGGCTGTTCCCGGATGCTGCGGCGATGTTCATCCGCACCTCAGAAGTTGTTGATGACGGAGGCGAAGACGAGGTCGATCCGTTCGGCGTTCGAGGCGTCGAACATCTGACCGCCCGTGACATCGGCGATGCGCTGCAGTGCGGAGGTGTCGGCGCCCTCGCCGTAGGCGATGGGGAAGATGCGCACGGGCGCGTCGCCGCCGCCCTCGCCCGAGCTCTTCCCGATCTTCGCGATCAGCGAGTCGAGCGAGGTCGTCGAGTCGGTGTCCTCACCGTCCGAGAGCACCACGATCGCGTTGATCCGACCCGGCTCCGCGCGCTCGCTCATGGCCTCATAGGCGGTGAGGATCGCGTCGTAGAGCGGGGTGCCGTTGCGCTGGGCGTAACGGAGATCGGCGAGCGAGGAGTCGAGCTTCTCGCCGTCGGAACCGAGCGCCGTGACGTCTCGCAGCACCTCGATGCCTTCACCGGCACGCGAGGAGACCCCGGTCGTGAAGGCCCAGACACCGACCTCGTCGCTGGAGCGGAAGTGTCCCAGCGTCGTCTGCGCGCCTTCGATGGCGCCGTCGAGGCGGGAGCGTCCGTCGCCGATCGGGTCGTCCATCGAGCCTGAGATGTCGATGAGCTCCAGCACCGATGAGGGCTTGCGCACCTGGGTCCACTGGTCGATCGCGGTCGAGATCACGTCGACGTCGGGCTTCGGAAGGGTGACGGCCGGCTGCGCGGGATCGACGCCGTAGTTCGCGGTGAACAGATCACCGAGCGGCACCGACTCGTCGAGCGGTCGGAACCCGAAGTCCGGAAGGATCTTCTGCGCGGCGGTCGTCTGCAGGAACGCGGCGAACGCCTCGCCGGCCGTGCGCTGCTGGGCGGTCACCCAGTCGGCGCCGAGCACGGTGACCGGGTTGTCCGACCACATCGAACCGCCCTCCGGGTAGACCGCGACGAGCTTGGTCTTGGGTGGAGTCAGCGTCTCGCCGGGCTGCACGGTGTGCGAGTCGGGGTTTCCGGTGTTGTAGTTCAGCAGCGAGGTCTCCTCGAGCGCCACCGCCGACACGTAGGCCGATCCGTCCGCCCCGTTCTGCGTCTCGTCGTAGAGCGTCGAGAGCACGTTGCCCGTGGTGTCGCCGTAGTGGATCACGCACTCCTCGAAGACGCGGGAGAAGTCGGCTGCGGCATCCACATCGGCCGAGGTGAGACCCTCCGCCTTGCCGGATGCCTCGTACGACTGCATCAGGATCGTCGACAGGCCCGTCGTCGAGGTGTTGGGGTTGGTCTTCGAGATCTTGAACGCACCCCAGATGTCCTTGCCCACGCTGCCCCAGCCGGCAGGATCCTGGCACAGGCCCTCGAGGTCGGTGATGCTGATGGGCTGGTCGGGCCAGCCGAGCGCCTCGGCCATCGGCTGGGGCATGCCGAACACGACGGGGGTGCGGGTGAACGACGCGGGCTCGCCGACGACGTTCTGCGAGGCGGCAGCCGCGACGCGGTCGGTCCAGACGGTGGATGCCGGCGACCACAGTGTCGGCCACAGTTCGGGGTCGTCCGAGGGCCACTCGTCGCCCGAGGTGAGATATCGCGCGGCGTTGCCCGACGACACATTCGTCGGCCGCACCGTGGCGCAGGTGTCGAGACCCTTGTGCTCGGGCGAGTCCTTGAAGGCGGAGGCCAGCTCGTCGAGCATGTTGACCTTCTCCGACGAGGTGGCGACGGTGATGTGCGTGCAGCCGTCGTCGGGGAAGCCCTGACCGGTGCCGTCGGTCGTGCCGGTGTCGTCGCTGCCGGTGCAGGCGGCCAGCACCAGGGCGGTGACCACGGTGAGCGCGAGCACGGCGGGCGTGCGGCGGCGAGCGGACGACGATCGTGCGATGCGGTGCGCGGTCATGGGCCTAGGCTACCCAGATATCTCGCGGCCCGGCACGAGAACGTGCGGTCAGACGATCGCCGTGCTCCCCTGCAGCTTGCCGCTTCTTGGAGCTGTGTGAGCCCTGCGAGGCGGGGCATGCGGGCGCTCACTGCGCCCGCATGTACTCCTCGGCCGCCTGCACCTGCGCGGGCGAGGGGCGGATGCCGGTGTACAGCACGAACTGCTCGAGCGCCTGGAGGGTCGCCACCTCTGCGCCGGTGATGACGGTCTTGGACGCAGCGCGGCCCGCGTTCACCAGCGGCGTCTCCGCCGGGAGCGCCACCACGTCGAACACGACGGAGGCCCCGGCGATCGCCTCGCGCGGGAACGACAGCGCATGCTCATCGGATCCGCCCGCCATGCCGATCGGTGTGACATTGACCAGGATGTCCGCCGTGACGCCGTCGACGTCGGCCCGCCAGCCGAAGCCATACAGATCGGCGAGGCCGCGCCCCACCTCCTCGTTCCGAGCCACGATCGTGACGCTCTCGAATCCGGCATCGCGGAACGCCGCCGCCGTCGCCTTCGCCATTCCGCCGGAACCGCGCAGCAGGACCGACGAGGCGGCGTCGAGGGTATTCCGCTCGATCAATTGGGCGATCGCGGAGTAGTCGGTGTTGTACGCGGTGAGCACGCCGTCGTCGTTCACGATCGTGTTCACCGAT
The sequence above is drawn from the Candidatus Microbacterium colombiense genome and encodes:
- a CDS encoding substrate-binding and VWA domain-containing protein, which translates into the protein MTAHRIARSSSARRRTPAVLALTVVTALVLAACTGSDDTGTTDGTGQGFPDDGCTHITVATSSEKVNMLDELASAFKDSPEHKGLDTCATVRPTNVSSGNAARYLTSGDEWPSDDPELWPTLWSPASTVWTDRVAAAASQNVVGEPASFTRTPVVFGMPQPMAEALGWPDQPISITDLEGLCQDPAGWGSVGKDIWGAFKISKTNPNTSTTGLSTILMQSYEASGKAEGLTSADVDAAADFSRVFEECVIHYGDTTGNVLSTLYDETQNGADGSAYVSAVALEETSLLNYNTGNPDSHTVQPGETLTPPKTKLVAVYPEGGSMWSDNPVTVLGADWVTAQQRTAGEAFAAFLQTTAAQKILPDFGFRPLDESVPLGDLFTANYGVDPAQPAVTLPKPDVDVISTAIDQWTQVRKPSSVLELIDISGSMDDPIGDGRSRLDGAIEGAQTTLGHFRSSDEVGVWAFTTGVSSRAGEGIEVLRDVTALGSDGEKLDSSLADLRYAQRNGTPLYDAILTAYEAMSERAEPGRINAIVVLSDGEDTDSTTSLDSLIAKIGKSSGEGGGDAPVRIFPIAYGEGADTSALQRIADVTGGQMFDASNAERIDLVFASVINNF
- a CDS encoding shikimate 5-dehydrogenase — encoded protein: MTTLNKDMTLCISLSARPSNNGTRFHNHLYEALDLNWIYKAFAPTDLAQAIAGVRGLGIRGCAISMPYKEDVIALVDRMDASATAIESVNTIVNDDGVLTAYNTDYSAIAQLIERNTLDAASSVLLRGSGGMAKATAAAFRDAGFESVTIVARNEEVGRGLADLYGFGWRADVDGVTADILVNVTPIGMAGGSDEHALSFPREAIAGASVVFDVVALPAETPLVNAGRAASKTVITGAEVATLQALEQFVLYTGIRPSPAQVQAAEEYMRAQ